A part of Paenibacillus sp. IHBB 10380 genomic DNA contains:
- a CDS encoding beta strand repeat-containing protein — protein sequence MAILSTGPIENNLVSGVRPTQRVTVKIDNRDAVNPSTLLIQGYYLNGTRTLYVLELIVVNPNEVITKDYYANFNGFEFVFTTGSAVEDETQISVWGKDSTGQLVTAHRIVSSELLGEEVGITGVTGATGVKGATGVTGATGVTGATGVTGATGVTGATGVTGATGVTGATGVTGATGVTGATGVIGVTGVTGATGVTGATGVTGVTGVTGATGVIGATGVTGATGVTGATGVTGATGVTGATGVTGATGVIGVTGATGVTGATGVTGATGVIGVTGATGVTGATGVTGATGVTGATGVIGATGVTGATGVTGATGVIGVTGVTGATGVKGATGVTGATGVIGATGVTGATGVTGATGVTGATGVTGATGVIGVTGATGVTGATGITGATGVTGATGVTGATGVTGATGVTGATGVTGATGVTGATGVTGATGVTGATGVTGATGVTGVTGVTGVTGVTGVTGVTGATGVTGATGVTGATGVTGATGVTGATGVTGATGVTGATGVIGVTGVTGATGVTGATGVTGATGITGATGVTGATGVTGATGVTGATGVTGATGVTGATGVTGATGVTGATGVTGATGVTGATGVTGATGVTGATGVTGATGVTGATGVTGATGVTGATGVTGATGVTGATGVTGATGVTGATGVTGATGVTGATGVTGATGVTGATGVIGATGITGATGVTGASGVTGATGVIGVTGATGVTGVTGVTGATGVTGATGVTGATGVIGVTGITGATGVTGATGVTGVTGVTGATGVTGATGVTGATGVTGATGVTGATGITGATGVTGATGVTGATGVTGATGVTGATGVTGATGVTGATGVIGATGVSGATGVTGATGVTGATGVTGATGVTGATGVTGATGVIGVTGVTGATGVTGATGVTGATGVTGATGVTGATGVTGVTGETGATGVTGVTGATGVTGATGVTGATGVTGATGVTGATGVTGATGVTGATGVTGATGVTGATGVTGATGVTGATGETGATGVTGATGVTGATGVTGATGVTGATGVTGATGETGATGIAGATGVIGATGVTGVTGETGATGVTGATGVTGATGETGATGVTGVTGVTGATGVAGATGVTGATGVTGATGVTGATGVTGATGVTGVTGATGVTGETGVTGVTGVTGATGVTGATGVTGETGVTGVTGVTGATGVTGVTGVTGATGVTGATGVTGATGVTGVTGATGVTGATGVTGATGVTGATGVTGATGVTGATGVTGATGVTGATGETGATGVTGATGVTGATGVTGATGVTGATGVTGATGVTGATGVTGETGVTGVTGVTGATGVTGVTGVTGATGVTGATGVTGATGVTGATGVTGEAGVTGVTGVTGATGVTGVTGVTGATGVTGATGVTGATGVTGATGTIDPTVTIVGVGPNVSSQFSELRTNEKTPIIELTSVYGLSNLRDIVSTLGGATVGSNNTEFQLTTTAAGGDIAILQSSERGRYESGFAGEAGIGIRLPLAPTGTQVVRWGVFDDQNGLFFGQSVANGIFVAIRRANVDTIIPQTAWNVDKLDGTGPSGATLSLSKGNIFQIVFTWYGYGVIEFRVVIPDPATLAQEVITVHRFSPNGQTSLADPNLPLRAEIVNSGTASGLNLFVGGRQYSILGKYSPVFRVTSERRTVTATGTLTPILSFQRKSVFPAGSGRVNSVSVKLEGIDLVTSDDIYYQIILGGTINGAFATFPTATTNIPSSETALQVNSTLTTISGGQVLLQGLAAGVNGSARILASASLLDFQLPDTEFVSLAVANLSGGTNPVTATFSLTEEW from the coding sequence ATGGCAATTTTATCAACAGGACCTATAGAAAATAATCTTGTCAGTGGTGTTCGGCCTACTCAACGAGTCACGGTAAAAATTGATAATCGAGATGCTGTCAATCCTTCGACGTTACTCATCCAAGGATACTATCTAAACGGGACAAGAACTTTATATGTACTTGAATTAATAGTAGTAAATCCTAATGAAGTGATTACAAAGGATTATTATGCTAATTTCAATGGATTTGAGTTTGTATTTACAACAGGAAGTGCAGTAGAAGATGAAACTCAAATTTCAGTCTGGGGGAAAGATTCAACAGGTCAGCTAGTCACGGCTCATCGTATTGTATCTTCAGAATTATTAGGAGAGGAAGTAGGTATTACAGGAGTAACAGGAGCGACTGGGGTTAAAGGTGCAACTGGAGTTACCGGAGCAACTGGAGTTACCGGAGCAACTGGAGTTACCGGAGCAACTGGAGTTACCGGAGCAACTGGAGTTACCGGTGCGACTGGGGTTACCGGAGCGACTGGGGTTACCGGAGCGACTGGGGTTACCGGAGCAACTGGAGTTATCGGAGTGACTGGAGTAACGGGAGCGACTGGAGTTACCGGAGCAACTGGGGTTACGGGAGTGACTGGGGTTACCGGAGCAACGGGAGTTATCGGAGCGACTGGAGTTACCGGAGCAACTGGAGTTACGGGAGCAACTGGGGTTACAGGTGCGACTGGGGTTACCGGAGCGACTGGGGTTACCGGAGCAACTGGAGTTATCGGAGTAACGGGAGCGACTGGGGTTACCGGAGCGACTGGGGTTACCGGAGCAACTGGAGTTATCGGAGTAACGGGAGCGACTGGAGTTACCGGAGCAACTGGAGTTACGGGAGCAACTGGGGTTACCGGAGCAACTGGAGTTATCGGAGCAACTGGAGTTACCGGAGCGACTGGGGTTACCGGTGCAACTGGAGTTATCGGAGTGACGGGAGTAACGGGAGCAACTGGGGTTAAAGGTGCAACTGGAGTTACCGGAGCAACTGGAGTTATCGGAGCGACTGGAGTTACCGGAGCAACTGGAGTAACGGGAGCAACTGGGGTTACAGGTGCGACTGGGGTTACCGGAGCAACTGGAGTTATCGGAGTAACGGGAGCAACTGGAGTTACGGGAGCAACTGGGATTACCGGAGCAACTGGGGTTACCGGAGCAACTGGAGTAACGGGAGCGACTGGGGTTACCGGAGCAACTGGGGTTACAGGTGCGACTGGGGTTACGGGAGCGACTGGGGTTACGGGAGCAACTGGAGTTACGGGAGCAACTGGGGTTACGGGAGCAACTGGGGTTACCGGAGCGACTGGGGTTACTGGGGTTACTGGGGTTACTGGTGTAACTGGGGTTACTGGTGTAACTGGGGTTACAGGGGCGACTGGAGTAACGGGAGCGACTGGAGTTACAGGAGCAACTGGAGTTACCGGAGCAACTGGAGTAACGGGAGCAACTGGGGTTACAGGTGCGACTGGGGTTACCGGAGCAACTGGAGTTATCGGAGTGACGGGAGTAACGGGAGCAACTGGAGTTACGGGAGCAACTGGAGTTACGGGAGCAACTGGGATTACCGGTGCAACAGGAGTAACGGGAGCGACTGGAGTTACCGGAGCAACTGGGGTTACCGGAGCAACTGGAGTAACGGGAGCGACTGGGGTTACCGGAGCAACTGGGGTTACAGGTGCGACTGGGGTTACGGGAGCGACTGGGGTTACGGGAGCAACTGGAGTTACGGGAGCAACTGGAGTAACGGGAGCGACTGGGGTTACCGGAGCAACTGGGGTTACAGGTGCGACTGGGGTTACGGGAGCGACTGGGGTTACGGGAGCAACTGGAGTTACGGGAGCAACTGGGGTTACGGGAGCAACTGGGGTTACCGGAGCGACTGGGGTTACCGGAGCAACTGGGGTTACCGGAGCAACTGGGGTTACGGGTGCGACTGGGGTTACCGGAGCAACTGGAGTTACGGGAGCAACTGGAGTTACGGGAGCAACTGGAGTTATCGGAGCAACTGGGATTACGGGAGCAACTGGGGTTACAGGTGCGTCTGGGGTTACCGGAGCAACTGGAGTTATCGGAGTGACGGGAGCAACTGGGGTTACGGGAGTGACTGGGGTTACGGGAGCAACTGGAGTTACGGGAGCAACTGGAGTTACGGGAGCAACTGGAGTTATCGGAGTGACGGGAATAACGGGAGCGACTGGAGTAACGGGAGCAACTGGGGTTACGGGAGTGACTGGGGTTACCGGAGCAACGGGAGTTACCGGAGCGACTGGAGTAACGGGAGCGACTGGGGTTACCGGAGCAACTGGAGTTACCGGAGCAACTGGGATTACGGGAGCGACTGGGGTTACCGGTGCGACTGGAGTAACGGGAGCAACTGGGGTTACCGGAGCGACTGGGGTTACGGGAGCAACTGGAGTTACGGGAGCAACTGGGGTTACAGGTGCGACTGGGGTTATCGGAGCAACTGGAGTTAGCGGAGCGACTGGAGTAACGGGAGCAACTGGGGTTACCGGTGCGACTGGGGTTACCGGTGCGACTGGGGTTACCGGAGCAACTGGAGTTACCGGAGCAACTGGAGTTATCGGAGTGACGGGAGTAACGGGAGCGACTGGAGTTACCGGAGCAACTGGAGTAACGGGAGCGACTGGAGTTACCGGTGCGACTGGAGTAACGGGAGCGACTGGGGTTACAGGGGTAACTGGAGAAACAGGAGCAACTGGGGTTACTGGGGTTACAGGGGCGACTGGAGTAACGGGAGCGACCGGGGTTACAGGAGCAACTGGGGTTACGGGAGCGACTGGTGTTACGGGAGCGACTGGTGTTACGGGAGCGACTGGTGTTACAGGAGCGACTGGTGTTACAGGAGCAACTGGAGTAACGGGAGCAACTGGAGTAACGGGAGCGACTGGAGTTACCGGAGCGACTGGGGAGACTGGAGCAACTGGTGTTACAGGAGCAACTGGGGTTACGGGAGCAACTGGAGTAACTGGAGCGACTGGGGTTACAGGGGCGACTGGGGTTACCGGAGCAACTGGAGAAACAGGAGCAACTGGGATTGCTGGAGCAACAGGGGTTATAGGTGCGACTGGTGTTACAGGGGTAACTGGAGAAACCGGAGCAACTGGGGTTACTGGGGCAACTGGGGTTACCGGAGCAACTGGAGAAACAGGGGCAACTGGGGTTACTGGTGTAACTGGGGTTACCGGTGCGACTGGAGTAGCGGGAGCGACCGGGGTTACAGGAGCAACTGGGGTTACGGGAGCGACTGGTGTTACAGGAGCAACTGGAGTAACGGGAGCAACTGGGGTTACTGGGGTTACTGGAGCGACTGGTGTTACAGGTGAAACTGGAGTTACAGGAGTAACTGGGGTTACGGGAGCAACTGGGGTTACGGGAGCGACTGGGGTTACAGGTGAAACTGGAGTTACCGGAGTAACTGGGGTTACGGGAGCAACTGGGGTTACTGGTGTAACTGGGGTTACAGGTGCAACTGGGGTTACAGGTGCAACTGGGGTTACGGGAGCAACTGGAGTAACGGGAGTAACGGGAGCGACTGGGGTTACAGGGGCAACTGGGGTTACCGGAGCAACTGGAGTAACGGGAGCGACTGGTGTTACAGGAGCAACTGGAGTAACGGGAGCAACTGGTGTTACGGGAGCGACTGGAGTTACCGGAGCGACTGGGGAGACTGGAGCAACTGGGGTTACGGGAGCAACTGGGGTTACGGGAGCAACTGGTGTTACGGGAGCAACTGGTGTTACGGGAGCAACTGGTGTTACGGGAGCAACTGGGGTTACTGGAGCGACTGGGGTTACAGGTGAAACTGGAGTTACCGGAGTAACTGGGGTTACGGGAGCAACTGGGGTTACTGGTGTAACTGGGGTTACAGGAGCAACTGGGGTTACAGGTGCAACTGGGGTTACGGGAGCAACTGGGGTTACTGGAGCGACTGGGGTTACAGGTGAAGCTGGAGTTACCGGAGTAACTGGGGTTACGGGAGCAACTGGGGTTACTGGTGTAACTGGGGTTACAGGGGCGACTGGAGTTACAGGAGCAACTGGGGTTACGGGAGCGACTGGAGTTACAGGAGCAACTGGTACTATTGATCCTACTGTAACCATAGTGGGAGTAGGACCCAATGTTAGCTCTCAATTTAGCGAGTTAAGAACAAATGAAAAAACACCGATCATTGAATTAACTTCGGTATATGGTTTATCTAACCTAAGAGACATTGTTTCCACATTGGGCGGTGCTACAGTTGGAAGTAATAATACGGAGTTTCAATTAACTACGACAGCAGCTGGAGGAGATATTGCCATCCTGCAAAGCTCGGAGAGAGGAAGGTATGAATCAGGTTTTGCTGGAGAAGCAGGAATAGGTATCCGTTTACCGCTTGCACCAACAGGAACCCAAGTGGTGAGATGGGGTGTTTTTGACGATCAAAATGGCTTATTCTTTGGCCAGAGTGTAGCGAATGGAATATTTGTAGCTATCAGAAGAGCAAATGTTGACACTATTATTCCTCAAACAGCTTGGAATGTAGATAAATTAGATGGAACAGGGCCAAGTGGGGCGACGCTTAGTTTATCTAAAGGTAATATATTTCAAATCGTTTTTACTTGGTATGGGTATGGAGTAATCGAATTTAGAGTAGTCATCCCTGATCCTGCGACTTTAGCACAAGAAGTGATTACCGTTCATCGATTCTCACCGAATGGGCAAACCAGTCTTGCTGATCCTAATCTTCCTCTTCGTGCAGAAATCGTTAATAGTGGCACGGCATCTGGACTCAATTTATTTGTTGGAGGAAGACAATATAGCATTTTGGGCAAATATAGTCCAGTTTTCAGGGTTACATCTGAAAGAAGAACAGTAACTGCAACAGGAACTCTGACACCAATTTTGTCCTTCCAAAGAAAGTCAGTCTTTCCGGCAGGTTCAGGTAGAGTGAATTCAGTTAGTGTAAAACTAGAAGGTATCGACCTTGTAACCTCAGATGATATTTACTATCAAATTATACTAGGTGGAACGATTAATGGAGCATTTGCAACCTTTCCAACTGCGACGACTAATATCCCATCCTCGGAGACAGCTCTTCAAGTTAATAGTACTCTAACGACAATTTCGGGTGGTCAAGTACTATTACAAGGCTTAGCAGCTGGAGTTAACGGAAGTGCTAGAATTTTAGCTTCTGCTTCATTATTGGATTTCCAATTGCCAGATACTGAATTTGTCTCTCTAGCGGTAGCCAATTTAAGTGGCGGTACTAATCCTGTTACTGCAACCTTTAGCCTTACAGAAGAATGGTAA